A single Elephas maximus indicus isolate mEleMax1 chromosome 2, mEleMax1 primary haplotype, whole genome shotgun sequence DNA region contains:
- the N4BP3 gene encoding NEDD4-binding protein 3, producing the protein MATAPGPAGIAMGSVGSLLERQDFSPEELRAALAGSRGTRQHDGLLRKGLGQRELLSYLHLPKKDSKTAKRAARNEPSDYTTLYYREHPWAGDFSKTSLPERGRFDKCRIRPSVFKPAAGTEKGFLSMQSLAANKGQKLWRSNGSLHTLACHPPLSPGPRASQAQVRAQLLHALSLDEGGPEPEPSLSDSSSGGSFGRSPGTGPSPFSSSVGHINHLGGSLDRASRGPKEAGQLAVLSCLPEPPPPYEFSCPTAEEVVATVLPETCEELKRGLGEEDSSNPFTQVLEERQRLWLSELKRLYVERLHEFAQKAERSERNLQLQLFMAQQEQRRLRKELQAQQGLGPEPQSLGTLPDGDPSIRPEEEARWEVCQKTAEISLLKQQLREAQAELAQKLAEIFSLKTQLRGSRMQAQAQDAELARLREAVRSLQEQAPREEAPGSCETDDCKSQGRLGEAGGSEARDSAEQLRAELLQERLRGQEQALRFEQERRTWQEEKERVLRYQREIQGGYMDMYRRNQVLEQELRALREPPTPWSPRLESSKI; encoded by the exons ATGGCCACAGCCCCAGGCCCTGCTGGCATTGCCATGGGCAGCGTGGGCAGCCTGTTGGAACGGCAGGACTTCTCCCCTGAAGAGCTACGGGCAGCGCTTGCAGGGTCCCGGGGCACCCGCCAGCACGATGGGCTCCTCCGAAAGGGCTTGGGCCAGCGTGAGCTCCTCAGCTACCTGCACCTCCCCAAGAAGGACAGTAAGACCGCCAAGCGGGCTGCTCGGAATGAGCCCTCTGACTACACCACCCTCTACTACCGTGAACATCCCTGGGCTGGGGACTTCAGCAAGACCTCACTGCCTGAGCGGGGCCGCTTCGACAAG TGCCGCATTCGCCCATCGGTGTTCAAGCCCGCAGCAGGCACTGAGAAAGGCTTCCTATCCATGCAGAGCCTGGCTGCCAATAAGGGCCAGAAGCTGTGGCGCAGCAATGGCAGCCTGCACACACTGGCCTGCCACCCTCCCCTGAGCCCGGGTCCCCGGGCTAGCCAGGCACAGGTCCGGGCCCAGCTGCTGCATGCCCTCAGCCTGGATGAGGGTGGTCCTGAGCCCGAGCCCAGCCTGTCAGACTCCTCTAGCGGGGGGAGCTTTGGCCGTAGTCCCGGCACTGGCCCCAGCCCCTTCAGCTCCTCCGTGGGCCACATCAACCACCTGGGGGGCTCGCTGGACCGGGCCTCACGGGGCCCTAAGGAGGCAGGACAGCTGGCTGTGCTGAGCTGTCTTCCTGAGCCACCACCCCCCTACGAATTCTCCTGCCCCACTGCCGAGGAGGTGGTGGCCACAGTGCTGCCTGAGACCTGTGAGGAGCTCAAGAGGGGCCTCGGGGAGGAGGACAGCTCCAACCCCTTCACACAG GTGCTGGAGGAGCGGCAGCGGCTATGGCTGTCAGAGCTGAAGCGTCTGTACGTGGAACGGCTGCATGAGTTTGCCCAGAAGGCTGAGCGGAGTGAGCGTAACCTCCAGCTTCAGTTGTTCATGGCCCAGCAGGAGCAGCGGCGCCTGCGCAAAGAGCTGCAGGCTCAGCAGGGCCTGGGCCCTGAGCCTCAGTCCCTGGGCACCCTTCCAGATGGCGACCCCAGCATCCGACCGGAGGAGGAAGCCAGATGGGAG GTGTGCCAGAAGACAGCGGAGATCAGCCTCCTGAAGCAGCAGCTGCGGGAGGCCCAGGCAGAGCTggctcagaagctggctgagATCTTCAGCCTGAAGACGCAGCTTCGGGGCAGCCGGATGCAGGCGCAAGCCCAGGACGCAGAGCTGGCCCGGCTGCGTGAGGCTGTGCGGAGTCTGCAGGAGCAAGCCCCTCGGGAGGAAGCCCCGGGCAGCTGTGAAACTGATGACTGCAAGAGCCAGGGGCGACTGGGAGAGGCTGGAGGCAGCGAGGCCCGGGATAGTGCTGAGCAGCTGCGGGCTGAGCTGCTGCAGGAGCGGCTGCGGGGCCAGGAGCAGGCGCTGCGCTTTGAGCAGGAGCGGCGGACgtggcaggaggagaaggagagagtgctgcGCTACCAGCGGGAGATCCAGGGGGGCTACATGGACATGTACCGCCGCAACCAGGTGCTGGAGCAGGAGCTACGGGCACTGCGGGAGCCCCCCACACCCTGGAGCCCTCGGCTTGAATCCTCCAAGATCTGA